A stretch of DNA from Catenulispora acidiphila DSM 44928:
TAACGGCCTAACGCTCCCGCTCGACGGCGAGGCGACCGCCAGGAAAAACATCGTCGTGATCTCAGCGTCTTCTCAACCGCGCGGGGCAGAATGCGGCCATGCACATCCTCGTGGTGGACGACGACCAGGCGGTCCGGGACTCGCTGCGCCGCTCGCTGGCCTTCAACGGCTACGAGGTCGAGCTGGCGGCCGACGGACTGGCGGCGCTGGAAGCGATCGCGAAGCGGCGGCCGGACGCCGTCGTGCTCGACGTCATGATGCCCCGGCTCGACGGCCTGGAGACCTGCCGGCGGCTGCGCTCGGCCGGCGAGGACCTGCCGGTCCTGCTGCTCACGGCACGCGACGCCGTCCCGGACCGGGTCGCCGGCCTGGACGCCGGCGCCGACGACTACCTCCCCAAGCCGTTCGCGCTGGAGGAGCTGCTGGCGCGGCTGCGCGCCCTGCTGCGCCGCACCCAGGGCAGCCTGGCCGACCAGTCCGACGCCCCGCTGGCCTTCGCCGACCTCACGCTGGACCCGGCCACCCGCGAGGTGACCCGGGCCGGCAAGCCGGTGCGCCTGACCCGCACCGAGTTCAACCTGCTGGAGCTGCTGATGCGGCACCCCCGGCAGGTCCTGACGCGGGCGCAGATCCTGGAGGAGGTCTGGGGCTACGACTTCCCGACCACCGCCAACTCCCTGGAGGTCTACGTCGGCTACCTGCGCCGCAAGACCGAGGCCGACGAGCTGCCCCGCCTGATCCACACCGTCCGCGGAGTGGGGTATTCCCTGCGTGAGACCGCGCCGTGAGTCCCTTCGTCGCCGCCGAGAACGTGGAGTCGCAGGAACGTCCTGGACCCTACGAACGGCTGCGCGCGAAGATCACGGAGATGATGTCGCACGTCCCGCTGCGGACCCGGATCACCGCGCTGGTCATGGTCGCGGTGGGTCTGAGCGTGGCGCTGGCCTCGATCGCGGCCTGGGTGACGGTGCGCAACCAGATCCTGAGCCAGCTTGACGTGACCCTCTACAACCACGCCAGCCAGGTCGCCTCGACCATCCGCGCCCAGCAGGACGACTACACCCAGCACGGCGTGAAGGCGCCCTCGACGCTGACCGTCCCGGTGTTCGAGGACAACGAGGTCGTCTACTTCAACAGCGACGACGTCCAGCTCGGCACCAACCCGCAGACCACCCTCCCGGCGATCCAGCCGAGCGACGCCGACATCACCGTCGCGCAGAACGGCACGGGCCACAGCTTCCAGACCATCACCTTCCCCGGCGGGTCGAAGGTCCGGGCGGTGACCGTGCCGGTCCAGCCGAGCCAGTTCACGCCGGGGAACCGCGAGGCCATCCTGCTCGCGCAGTCGATGCACGACACCCAGCAGACCCTGGGCCGCCTCAGCCTGGTCTCCATCCTGGTCGGCATCGCCGGCATCGCGGTGGCCGGCAGCGCCGGCATCACCGTCGGCCGCGCCGGCCTGCGCCCCGTGGACCGGCTCACCGAGGCCACCGAGTACGTCGCCAGGACCGGCGACCTGCGGCCGATCGAGGTCCAGGGCACCGACGAGCTGGCGCGCCTGGCCACCAGCTTCAACAGCATGCTGACCGCCCTGGCCCGCTCCCAGGACCACCAAAGACGCTTGATCGCCGACGCCGGCCACGAGCTGCGCACCCCGCTGACCTCGATGCGCACCAACATCGACCTGCTCTCGCAGGTCTTCGGCTCCACCTCGGAGCACGCCGCGCCGGGAGCGAGCCAGCCTCCAGGCTTGAAGCGGATCCAGATCAGCGACGCGGATCGCGCCGA
This window harbors:
- a CDS encoding response regulator transcription factor, with protein sequence MHILVVDDDQAVRDSLRRSLAFNGYEVELAADGLAALEAIAKRRPDAVVLDVMMPRLDGLETCRRLRSAGEDLPVLLLTARDAVPDRVAGLDAGADDYLPKPFALEELLARLRALLRRTQGSLADQSDAPLAFADLTLDPATREVTRAGKPVRLTRTEFNLLELLMRHPRQVLTRAQILEEVWGYDFPTTANSLEVYVGYLRRKTEADELPRLIHTVRGVGYSLRETAP
- a CDS encoding sensor histidine kinase: MSPFVAAENVESQERPGPYERLRAKITEMMSHVPLRTRITALVMVAVGLSVALASIAAWVTVRNQILSQLDVTLYNHASQVASTIRAQQDDYTQHGVKAPSTLTVPVFEDNEVVYFNSDDVQLGTNPQTTLPAIQPSDADITVAQNGTGHSFQTITFPGGSKVRAVTVPVQPSQFTPGNREAILLAQSMHDTQQTLGRLSLVSILVGIAGIAVAGSAGITVGRAGLRPVDRLTEATEYVARTGDLRPIEVQGTDELARLATSFNSMLTALARSQDHQRRLIADAGHELRTPLTSMRTNIDLLSQVFGSTSEHAAPGASQPPGLKRIQISDADRAELIGDVRAQMEELSVLVGDLVELSRDTKPQAAPEPVNLGDVVRQAVDRVRRRAPYLKFDIQLEPWYLEGDPATLERAVTNLLDNAAKWSPENGTVTVRLSDGLLQVADEGPGIAEEDLPHVFERFYRSTEARTMPGSGLGLAIVRQAAENHGGRVAAARAPSGGALLGLWLPGRPTEEEDPQNGGTAANA